TGATGGACATTCGCCACCCGCTCACCGATTTTGACCAAATGATGGTGGAATGGTGCGACCATAACAACCTACCGCTGATGATTCTTTGCACCAAAGCAGACAAGCTGAAGTTCGGTCAGGCTAAAACCGCGATGATGGGGATTGCCCGGAAACTGGAGGCGGTTGGCTGCCTCGAACACCTGGTGATGTTCTCCGCTACTTCCAAACGCGGGCTGGACGAAACCCGGGATGCCCTGACCGTCTGGCTGGAAGCTGAGTCGGAAGAAAGCGGTCACTCGACCGCAGAATAAAACAGAAAGATAAAAAAACGGCCTGCCAAACTGACAGGCCGCGAAACGTCAGGGTTTGCGACGTACTAAAACCTGAGTTCTCTCACCGGGCTCTGCCGGCAAGCACTCCCAGGAAGACACCGGCGATGTCCGAATCGCGGGTGTCTGTATTGGTAGACACGGGGTTTATGGAAAAGTTCCCGGCTTCTCCAGGATCCTCAGGATCCTTCATTCGCCGCCAGCGCGGCACGATCCGCGGCATCCGGCAGTTCCGGCCGGTATTTCTCCCGTAACGCCATGACCCGCTCGCGATAATCCGGCGTCAGGTAGGGAATTTCCAGTGTCAGCACCTGATAGATGCCCTGCTTCAGGTGGGTCAGTGTCAGCTCACCATCGCCCTGGCTGGCATGGGCCGTTTTCAGATAGGCCATCCAGTTGGTAATCACCAGCCAGACGTTCAGGGACATGGCGGACCTGAGATCCTCATGCTGATAGTGAATGATGTCAGCTTCCGCCAGTTTCTGGAAAATGCGGCTGATTGCCACCAGGCAGCGCTCGGTAAATTCACGGTAGTCCTCCCGCAGACGACGGTCACTGTCCAGCAGGTATTCCAGATCCCGGTGGAAGAACCGGTAACTCCACAGCCCGTCGAAGACCGACTCCAGGTAGAAGGTCAGATCTTCGAGGGTAATCGGCCGGCTTTCCGGAATATCAAGATAGAAATCCACCAGCTTTTCATACTCGAGGAAGATCTCGTAAATGATGTCTGACTTGTTCCGGAAGTGGTAATAGAGATTGCCGGGCGAAATTGCCAGGTGTGCCGCTATATGGTTGGTGGTCACATTCCGCTCTCCGCGCTCGTTAAAAAGCTCCAGACTGGACAGCAGGATCTTGTCTCTGGTTTTCATAGGCTCAACGTTTATTGCGATGAAATGGGAGTGACTTGACTACCTAGAGTATATACTCTAATAATAGCCAATAACGCAAATTGAGCATTTTTTCATCAGAGATGACCTGCCCTGCGGGGCATGGGTCGCCAGGGAGAACGATTATGGTTGCCAACGTTGTGCAGCTGACCGAGAGCAAGAAGCAGATTCAGCAGAACCACCGCATCTTTGACGATCAGAAAAAGGCATTCCGCAACAACCCCATGCCGACCCTGACCGAACGACAGGAGAATCTGAAGCGGCTCAAGCGGCTGCTGCTTGCCAATCAGGAGCAGTTGCTGGATGCCATGGATCGTGATTTCGGCTGCCGCTCACGGGACGAGTCACTGATTGCCGAAGTAATGCCGTCCATTCAAGGCATCAACTACACACTGAAGCACCTCGGCAGCTGGATGAAGCCCTCAAAACGCCATGTATCCTTACTTTTCCAGCCCGCCAGCAATCAGGTAAATTACCAGCCCAAGGGCGTCGTGGGGGTGATCGTACCCTGGAACTACCCGCTGTATCTGGCCGTGGGGCCGCTGATAGCGTCGCTGTCGGCCGGTAACCGCACCATGATCAAGATGTCGGAATACACGCCTCACACCTCGGCCCTATTCCGCGAGCTGATCGAGTCCAACTTCCCTGAAGATCTGGTCAGTGTGATCAACGGTGAAGCCGATGTAGCCGCCGATTTTTCTGCACTGCCCTTTGACCATATGCTTTTCACCGGTTCCACCTCCGTGGGCAAACTGGTTATGAAAGCAGCCGCGGAAAACCTGACGCCGGTGACCCTGGAACTGGGCGGCAAATCCCCGGCAATTGTGGCCGCGGACGTGCCGATGGAAGATGCGGCCCAGCGCATTGGTTTCGGTAAGGCCATCAATGCGGGCCAGACCTGCGTCGCGCCCGATTACGTACTTTGCCCCGCCGACCGGGTTCAGTCTTTTGTGGATGAATTCCGCAAGCAGCTGTCCGCCATGTACCCCACCCTGCGGGACAACGACGACTACACCTCCATTATCAATGAGCGACAGTACGAGCGCCTTCAGAGCTACCTGGAAGACGCCAGAAACAAGGGTGCCGATCTGATCGAGATCAACCCGGCCCAGGAGAATCTGAAAGACGGCACCCGAAAAATGCCCATCACCCTGGCGCTGAACACAACGCCGGACATGAAGCTCATGCAGGACGAGATCTTCGGCCCGATTCTTCCGGTGATCAGCTACGGCAGTCTGGATGAGGCCATACACTACATCAATGACCGGCCTCGTCCGCTGGCGCTCTACTATTTCGGCTACGACAAATCCCAGCAGGAGCATGTCACCAACAATACCCTCTCGGGTGGCATGTGCATCAACGACGCCGTGCTGCATGTGGCCCAGGACGATCTTCCGTTTGGCGGCGTGGGCGACTCGGGGATGGGCCACTACCATGGCAAGGAAGGCTTCATGACCTTCTCCCATCAACGGTCAATTTTCAGCAAGCAACGGTTCAACAGTGGCAAATTTGTGTACGCACCTCACGGTACGACCGCCCACAAGATGATATATAAGCTGTTCATCCGATAATGATCCTGATGCCGGCCCTCACGGGCCGGCATGCGACACAAAAAAGAATCATAAAAATAACGAGAGATGTCATGCCTGAACACATCACTGCGTCCACTGACCTGGATCGTCGCAGCTTTTTACGCACCGGCATGGGTGGGGCCCTCTTTCTGGGAACGGTCAGCGTAACGGCCGGGCTTTCCGGCTGTGCCACATCACCGGCGGGCGGCGGTTACACCACCCTTGAAGATACCCGCCACGGCGGCTACCGCTACCGCTTCCTGACCAAAGACGACATCGTTCTTTTCCAGGCATTGTTGCCTGCCCTGGTCGGCCCGGCATTGACTGAGAAGCCGGAACGGCGACGGGCACAGATTCGCGAGACCATCGAGCGCATTGATGCCGGCATCTACCAGTTCGGCCCAGCCAACCGTAAAGAGCTACGGGGGCTGTTCGACCTGCTCAACTTCAGCGTTACCCGGGTCACGGTTGCCCGGGTCTGGTCCGGTTGGGCCAACGCCAGCACCGCAGAGGTGGATGCATTCCTCAATCGCTGGCGCACCAGCGGCATCGGGCTGTTCAACAACGGCTACATTGCACTGACCAAGGTCAGCAACGTCGCGTTTTATGGCCACGAAGACCACTGGCATGTCTCCGGCTACCCCGGGCCGCCCCAGTGGGCTGTGGACGCGCTGCCACAGTTCCGCGCCGGCGCCTGAAACCCTGGATCTGAAATCTGCTTACCGCGTCCCGCGAACTTACGGAGAACCCCATGTCTATAACGGACCGAATTGCCCGCGGGCTAGAATCCGGCTGGAAAGTCACCGACGGCGCCACTCTCACCAGAAACCAGACCCACGAGGCCGACGTGGTGGTCATCGGCACCGGCGCCGGGGGCGGCACCACGGCGGAAATTCTGGCCCGTTCGGGACTGTCTGTGATCCTGGTGGAGGAAGGCCGCCTGTATTATCAGAAAGATTTCCGCATGAATGAGCTGGACGCCTATGCCTCGCTTTATCAGGAAGGCATGAGTCGTGTTACCAAAGACGGTGCCATATCGATTCTGCAGGGGCGCTGTGTGGGCGGTTCCACCACCGTGAACTGGACCTCCAGCTTCCGCACACCCGCGCCTACCCTGAATTGGTGGGCGAGCCGTTTCGGACTCGATGGCCTGAGCCCCGAGGCCATGAAACCCTGGTTCGACGGTCGGGAAGAGCGCCACAACATCGAACCCTGGAGGGTCGATCCCAATCTGAACAACGATATCCTGCGCCAGGGTTGCGAGAAGCTGGGCTGGTCGTGGCAGATCATCCCACGCAACGTCAAAGGCTGCTGGAACCTTGGGTACTGCGGCGTTGGCTGCCCCACCAACGCCAAGCAGGGTGCCCTGACCACCACCATTCCCGGCGCCCTGGACAACAACGCCACGCTGTTTCACGGCCTGCGGGCAGAGCGACTGGTTGTCAAACAGGACCGTATTAATCATCTGACCGCCTCGGCAATGTCCGCAGACGGAATCATCCCGTCCGGTGTGACGGTGGAACTGCGGGCCCGTCATTTTGTCGTGGCAGCAAGCGCCATCGGCTCCCCGGGCCTGCTGCTTCGCTCGGACATTCCTGACCCCCACGAGCGCATCGGCAAACGCACCTTTATCCATCCGGTGAACGCCACGGTGGCGGAAATGGCGGAAACGGTCGACCCCTACTATGGCGCGCCCCAGTCCATCTATTCGGACCAATTCAATTTCTCCGGCGGAGTGGACGGCCCGGCGGGCTTCAAGCTGGAAGTGCCGCCCCTGCATCCGGCCATGTCCGCCGGCGTTGTTCCTGGCCACGGCGCAGATCAGACCCTGGACCTGTCCAGATTGCCCAGAATGAACTCGGTTCTGGCACTGTTGCGGGACGGTTTTCACCCGGACAGCCCCGGCGGGACCGTCAGCCTCAGGGGCGATGGCAGTCCGGTGCTGGATTATCCGGTGACCGATTACCTCTGGCGCGGGCTGAGGGAATCCTTCCACCGGATGGCCGAGATCCAGTTTGCGGCCGGTGCCCAAAGGGTACGGCTGATGCACCTGGATTCGCCCTGGTTTTCGTCCTGGCCGGAAGCGCGCAAGGCCATTGATGACCTGGCGATGGAGTCGCATCGGGTGCGGCTGTTTACCGCCCATCAGATGGGCGGCTGCGGTATGGGCCAGGATCCCCGGGAATCCGTGGTCAACGGCTTTGGCGAGCATCATCACCTGGCCAACCTGAGTGTTCACGATGCCTCCATCTTCCCCACCAGTATCGGCGCCAACCCCCAACTGTCGGTTTACGCCCTGGCCGCGAGAAACAGTACCCATCTGGCTGGCAGGCTCCGCGGCTGACATCCGGCAGCCCTGCCCGGCGTTTTGGTTCGCGGGCAAGGCTGCTATCCTGTCGGCTTCAGATAGAAGGAGCATCCGATGACAAGAGTCATTTACCCCGGTACGTTTGATCCCATCACCAACGGCCACACAGATCTGATCGAACGCGCCGGACGGCTCTTCGACGAAGTTGTCGTTGCCATTGCCTACAACCCGAAGAAATCACCGTTGCTTACCCTTGAAGAACGCTGCGAGCTGGTGGCATCTTCCACCTCGCACCTGCCAAACGTCACGGTGACCGGTTTCAGCAACCTGTTGGCGGATTTCGTGCGGGAACAGGGAGCAACAGTGATTCTCAGGGGCCTGCGGGCGGTTTCGGATTTCGAATATGAGTTCCAGCTTGCGGACATGAACCGTCGCCTGGCACCGGAAGTGGAGAGCGTGTTTCTGACCCCAGCCAACCACCTGTCCTATATTTCCTCGACGCTGATACGGGAAATTGCCTCGCTGGGCGGTGACGTGTCCGAATTCGTCGACCCGGCGGTGGAAGCGGCGCTAAAGAAGAAGTTTGCGGGCTAATTAGGTTGGGGCCCGATGACCGGCCCCAGTCACATCAGAACATCGGCGGCAGAGGAAGCACCTTGTCGTTGATGGTCAATGCCATATCACCCAGGGTGCCGACCATCCGCAGGCGATCGCCCTCCTGAATCACCATGCCCTGTTTGATCAGTGGTGCCACCTGCATTGCCAGTGACGGATTCTGATCCATCAGTTCAACGGGCATGCTGATATCCAGGTTGCCTACCAGACCCTGCATCACCAGCAGGTTCTGACCTTTGTCCTTGGCGTCCAGTTCCGGGTGGCTGATCATCAGCTCGCCCCGGATAGGGCCTTCCGGCGTACTCAGATCGATTTTCGGCAGCCCAAACCTGAAGCCCTCTGTTGCCAGCCCTACCAAAGCCTCGTTAACCCGCTGGAATGCCTCCATCTGCTGCTGCATCAACGCCTGGGGGTCAGGGTCGCCAGCCGGTGTCATGGCCGCCTGCTGCATCTCACTGATGGCGGATGACAGTTGCTCAAGGTTTGTCACATCCAGGCTTTCAAACAAAATCTGGACTTCGTGTGGGCCATACTCTGTTCCGCCCGCCGCAACCTTTTCCAGCTGGATGCTTGAAAGACCGTTCAACCGCTCGCCATCGTCCGAAACGTCGGTATCGCTGGTGATGGACAGGCCTTCGAAGGTCACGGAGGGCTGATCCGCCGAATCGATCTGAATGCCGGCCAGGGTCATCCGGGCATCACCCAGCCACAGGTCACCGGTCAGGTGCTCCAGGGAATTTTCCATCTCGAAATCGGTAAGGGTGAACTGGACGTCCTGACCACTGAGGGTCATACCCGGCCAGGTGACCAGGATCTCCATGTCAGCGCCGGCGGAGCTGATATCGGCACGGCCATAGGCACGGGCGGTGGTCAGGGTCTCACCGGTGGCCTCATCGATGACGTCGGTTTCCGGCACGGTCATCTCGACCGTTGCGGTACCCCAAAGATTGGTCTGCAGGGTCAGGCGGGGCTTTTCATCCGGAAAGAACTGACTGGCGCGCCCATTCAGATCCTCTGCGGACGTAAAATCCATCAGACTGCCGGTCACACCGTGGCTGACCCGGGCCTGGAACTCGAAGCTGTGCTGTTCTCCGCTTTCGGGGGCAGTGAATACAATGGAACCATTCATCGTGGCATTCATGTAGCCACGGTCATAGTTGCGGGTTTCCAGTCGGAAAACATTCTGGGCGTTGTTCACTCCCGCCTCGACACCCTGCCACTGCTGCTGTGTGTAGAGTCCCACACCCCAGGGCGCGGCTGCCCCAATCATCAACGCCGCCGCACCGACCGCCATCCATCTTTTTTTCAAATTTCTCTCTCCTTGCTCCATGCTCCGTGTAGCCTCCATGCTCTGGGCAGGGTCTGGCTGTTGGCTATTGTGATGTGCCTGTCAGACGTTCAAGTAAAACCAGCTGGGACGCAAAACGGTCCTCGCCTTCAGCGGGCTGATTCTGAACGTAACTGCCGTCAGACTGCAAGATCCACGACTGGCAATTATCGGCCAGATAGGTATCCAGATCCTCCCGCAGGCGTGCCGACAAGGACGGGTCCTCCACCGGAAACGCCGTTTCCACGCGGTTCAGCAGGTTCCGCTCCATACCGTCAGCACTGGAGCAATAGACATCCGGGCGGCCGTCATTGCCAAAGTAATAGACCCGGGTGTGTTCAAGGAAGCGGCCGATAATCGAGCGAACGCGAATATTCTCCGACAGCCCCGGAACTTCCGGCCGCAGACAGCAGATACCCCGGATAATCAGGTCGACCTTGACCCCGGCCTGGGAAGCCCGGTAAAGCGCCTTGATCAGCTCCCGCTCGGTCAACGCGTTGAATTTCAGTATGATCCGCCCCTTTTCACCCAGTTCGGCTTCACGGTCCACCAGCGCTAGCAGGCGGCTGTGCAGGGTGAAAGGCGAATGGAACAGCTTTTTGATCTTCAGGGCCTTACCCATGCCTGTCAGCTGCTGAAAGAGCTTGTTCACATCGTCGCCGATGGACTCGTCGCAGGTCATAAAGCTGTAGTCGGTGTAAAGGCGGGCGTTGCCGGCGTGATAATTGCCGGTGCCGAGATGGACATAGCGACGCAGCCGCCCTTCTTCCCGACGCACGATCAGGATCATCTTGGCGTGACACTTGTAACCCACTACGCCGTAGACCACGATCACGCCGGCTTCCTGAAGGCGGCTGGCCAGTTCCAGGTTCTCCGCTTCGCTAAACCGGGCACGCAGCTCAATGATGGCGGTCACTTCCTTGCCCCGACGGGCGGCGTCCATCAGTGCTTCGACAATCTCGGAATCGGCACCGGTGCGGTAAAGTGTCTGCCGGATGGCCAGAACCTGAGTATCCTTGGCCGCCTGACGCAACAGATCCACCACCGGGCTGAAATTTTCATAGGGATGCAGCAACAGAAGCGGCCGTTTGCGAATGGCATCGAACATCGAGTCCTTGCTGCGAATCAATCGTGGAATTGACGGCGAGAAATTGGAATAGGTCAGGTCCGGACGGTCCACCAGGCCACCCACGGCCATCAGACGGGTCAGGTTCACCGGGCCGTGGACCTTGTAAAGATCCCTATCGGTCAGGCCGAACTCCCGCAGCAGGAATTGCACAAGCTCTTCCGGGCAGTTATCCGCAACCTCCAGCCGCACACCGTCGCCAAAGCGACGGCTCAACAGCTCACCGCGCAGGGCTGAGGCCAGGTCTTCCAGATCGTCTTCCAGCTCAAGGTCGGCATTACGGGTGAGCCGGAACTGGTAGCAGCCCTTCACTTCCATTCCCGGGAACAGTTCCTCGGCGTGGGCGTGGATCATGGAGGACAGAAACACCAGATTTTCACCGCCGCTGCAAACATCATCCGGCAGGCGAACCAGACGGGGCAACGACCGGGGCGCCGGCACGATCGCCATGCCGGTTTCACGACCGAAGGCGTCCTTGCCATCGAGCTCGACAATGAAGTTCAGGCTCTTGTTGACCAGTCGTGGAAAGGGATGGGAGGGATCGAGCCCGATGGGGCTGACCACCGGCAGGATCTCGTCTTCAAAATAGTGACGCACCCAGTCAGCCTGCTCTGCCGTCCATTCCCGGCGCCGCACGAAATGAATATTTTCCCGCTCCATTTCAGGAATCAGCACGTCATTCAGAATTTCGTACTGCTCGCGGATGTACTCGTGAGCCACACGGCTGATTTCCCCCAGCACTTCCTCCGGCATCATTCCGTCGGACCCCAGGGTTTCCCGGCCATATTTGATCTGCTGGCGAAGGCCGGCCACCCGGATCTCGAAAAACTCGTCCATGTTGCTGCTGAAAATGCAGCAGAACATCAGCCGGTTGAGCAACGGGTGTGTTGTATCCAGAGCCTGCTTCAGCACCCGGTAGTTGAACTGAAGCTGGCTCAGTTCCCGGTTGAAATAGTTTTCGGCAGCGGCCACGTTAATATCGTTGCCCGGCTCCGGCAGTTCAACCGGCGCCGGCACATTCGGTGACTCGACTGCATTGTCCTGATTTGCTGATTCCGTGGTCATTGGGCGTTATTTCCGTTGTCAGGTTTTTCGCATCAGTTTCGCCGCCCTGACGGCAAAATAGGTCAGAATCGCGTCGGCTCCGGCCCGGCGCATGGCCATAAGGCTTTCCATCATCACTGCGTCACCGTCGAGCCAGCCATTTTCCGCCGCCGCCATGTGCATGGCGTATTCACCACTGACCTGGTAAACGAAGGTGGGAACCTGCAGTTCCTGTTTTACCCGGCGGACAATATCCAGATAGGGCATGCCCGGCTTGATCATCACCATGTCGGCGCCTTCGGCAATGTCCATGGCGACTTCGTGAAGGGCTTCGTCACTGTTGGCCGGATCCATCTGGTAAGTGGCCTTGTTGCCCTTTCCCAGATTACCAGACGAACCAACCGCATCCCGGAAAGGCCCGTAGTAGCTGGATGCGTATTTGGCAGAGTAGGCAAGAATCCGGGTATTTACATGGCCGGCGCTTTCCAGGGCATCGCGAATGGCACCAACCCGGCCATCCATCATGTCGGAGGGTGCCACAATGTCCGCGCCGGCGGCGGCGTGGGACAGGGCCTGACGCACCAGCGCTTCGATGGTTACGTCATTCAGTACATAGCCCTGTTCATTGATGATGCCGTCCTGGCCATGGGTGGTGAACGGGTCCAGTGCCACATCGGTGATCACACCAAGATCCGGAAATGCCCGCTTCAGTGCTCTCACGGCCCGCTGCGCCAGCCCTTCCGGGTTCCAGGCGCCGGAACCTTCCAGATCTTTCTGGTCGGCCGGCACCACCGGAAACAGGGCAATGGCGGGAATTCCGAGTTTGACCAGCTCCCCCGCCTGCTCCAACAGCAGATCAATACTCAGGCGCTCAACCCCTGGCATTGAGGGCACGGCTTCCCGCTGTTCCTCGCCTTCCAGCACGAAGACCGGGAAAATCAGATT
This DNA window, taken from Marinobacter halotolerans, encodes the following:
- the hemB gene encoding porphobilinogen synthase; amino-acid sequence: MSSPVNRHYPGTRLRRNRADDFSRRMTRENHLSVDNLIFPVFVLEGEEQREAVPSMPGVERLSIDLLLEQAGELVKLGIPAIALFPVVPADQKDLEGSGAWNPEGLAQRAVRALKRAFPDLGVITDVALDPFTTHGQDGIINEQGYVLNDVTIEALVRQALSHAAAGADIVAPSDMMDGRVGAIRDALESAGHVNTRILAYSAKYASSYYGPFRDAVGSSGNLGKGNKATYQMDPANSDEALHEVAMDIAEGADMVMIKPGMPYLDIVRRVKQELQVPTFVYQVSGEYAMHMAAAENGWLDGDAVMMESLMAMRRAGADAILTYFAVRAAKLMRKT
- a CDS encoding GMC family oxidoreductase, with protein sequence MSITDRIARGLESGWKVTDGATLTRNQTHEADVVVIGTGAGGGTTAEILARSGLSVILVEEGRLYYQKDFRMNELDAYASLYQEGMSRVTKDGAISILQGRCVGGSTTVNWTSSFRTPAPTLNWWASRFGLDGLSPEAMKPWFDGREERHNIEPWRVDPNLNNDILRQGCEKLGWSWQIIPRNVKGCWNLGYCGVGCPTNAKQGALTTTIPGALDNNATLFHGLRAERLVVKQDRINHLTASAMSADGIIPSGVTVELRARHFVVAASAIGSPGLLLRSDIPDPHERIGKRTFIHPVNATVAEMAETVDPYYGAPQSIYSDQFNFSGGVDGPAGFKLEVPPLHPAMSAGVVPGHGADQTLDLSRLPRMNSVLALLRDGFHPDSPGGTVSLRGDGSPVLDYPVTDYLWRGLRESFHRMAEIQFAAGAQRVRLMHLDSPWFSSWPEARKAIDDLAMESHRVRLFTAHQMGGCGMGQDPRESVVNGFGEHHHLANLSVHDASIFPTSIGANPQLSVYALAARNSTHLAGRLRG
- the coaD gene encoding pantetheine-phosphate adenylyltransferase — protein: MTRVIYPGTFDPITNGHTDLIERAGRLFDEVVVAIAYNPKKSPLLTLEERCELVASSTSHLPNVTVTGFSNLLADFVREQGATVILRGLRAVSDFEYEFQLADMNRRLAPEVESVFLTPANHLSYISSTLIREIASLGGDVSEFVDPAVEAALKKKFAG
- the ppk1 gene encoding polyphosphate kinase 1; amino-acid sequence: MTTESANQDNAVESPNVPAPVELPEPGNDINVAAAENYFNRELSQLQFNYRVLKQALDTTHPLLNRLMFCCIFSSNMDEFFEIRVAGLRQQIKYGRETLGSDGMMPEEVLGEISRVAHEYIREQYEILNDVLIPEMERENIHFVRRREWTAEQADWVRHYFEDEILPVVSPIGLDPSHPFPRLVNKSLNFIVELDGKDAFGRETGMAIVPAPRSLPRLVRLPDDVCSGGENLVFLSSMIHAHAEELFPGMEVKGCYQFRLTRNADLELEDDLEDLASALRGELLSRRFGDGVRLEVADNCPEELVQFLLREFGLTDRDLYKVHGPVNLTRLMAVGGLVDRPDLTYSNFSPSIPRLIRSKDSMFDAIRKRPLLLLHPYENFSPVVDLLRQAAKDTQVLAIRQTLYRTGADSEIVEALMDAARRGKEVTAIIELRARFSEAENLELASRLQEAGVIVVYGVVGYKCHAKMILIVRREEGRLRRYVHLGTGNYHAGNARLYTDYSFMTCDESIGDDVNKLFQQLTGMGKALKIKKLFHSPFTLHSRLLALVDREAELGEKGRIILKFNALTERELIKALYRASQAGVKVDLIIRGICCLRPEVPGLSENIRVRSIIGRFLEHTRVYYFGNDGRPDVYCSSADGMERNLLNRVETAFPVEDPSLSARLREDLDTYLADNCQSWILQSDGSYVQNQPAEGEDRFASQLVLLERLTGTSQ
- a CDS encoding coniferyl aldehyde dehydrogenase, with protein sequence MVANVVQLTESKKQIQQNHRIFDDQKKAFRNNPMPTLTERQENLKRLKRLLLANQEQLLDAMDRDFGCRSRDESLIAEVMPSIQGINYTLKHLGSWMKPSKRHVSLLFQPASNQVNYQPKGVVGVIVPWNYPLYLAVGPLIASLSAGNRTMIKMSEYTPHTSALFRELIESNFPEDLVSVINGEADVAADFSALPFDHMLFTGSTSVGKLVMKAAAENLTPVTLELGGKSPAIVAADVPMEDAAQRIGFGKAINAGQTCVAPDYVLCPADRVQSFVDEFRKQLSAMYPTLRDNDDYTSIINERQYERLQSYLEDARNKGADLIEINPAQENLKDGTRKMPITLALNTTPDMKLMQDEIFGPILPVISYGSLDEAIHYINDRPRPLALYYFGYDKSQQEHVTNNTLSGGMCINDAVLHVAQDDLPFGGVGDSGMGHYHGKEGFMTFSHQRSIFSKQRFNSGKFVYAPHGTTAHKMIYKLFIR
- a CDS encoding DUF945 family protein, encoding MKKRWMAVGAAALMIGAAAPWGVGLYTQQQWQGVEAGVNNAQNVFRLETRNYDRGYMNATMNGSIVFTAPESGEQHSFEFQARVSHGVTGSLMDFTSAEDLNGRASQFFPDEKPRLTLQTNLWGTATVEMTVPETDVIDEATGETLTTARAYGRADISSAGADMEILVTWPGMTLSGQDVQFTLTDFEMENSLEHLTGDLWLGDARMTLAGIQIDSADQPSVTFEGLSITSDTDVSDDGERLNGLSSIQLEKVAAGGTEYGPHEVQILFESLDVTNLEQLSSAISEMQQAAMTPAGDPDPQALMQQQMEAFQRVNEALVGLATEGFRFGLPKIDLSTPEGPIRGELMISHPELDAKDKGQNLLVMQGLVGNLDISMPVELMDQNPSLAMQVAPLIKQGMVIQEGDRLRMVGTLGDMALTINDKVLPLPPMF
- a CDS encoding TetR/AcrR family transcriptional regulator, which translates into the protein MKTRDKILLSSLELFNERGERNVTTNHIAAHLAISPGNLYYHFRNKSDIIYEIFLEYEKLVDFYLDIPESRPITLEDLTFYLESVFDGLWSYRFFHRDLEYLLDSDRRLREDYREFTERCLVAISRIFQKLAEADIIHYQHEDLRSAMSLNVWLVITNWMAYLKTAHASQGDGELTLTHLKQGIYQVLTLEIPYLTPDYRERVMALREKYRPELPDAADRAALAANEGS